From the Leptolyngbyaceae cyanobacterium genome, one window contains:
- a CDS encoding serine/threonine-protein kinase codes for MGNLLNNRYSIIKSLGSGGFGETYLAEDIQMPSKRRCVVKRLKPLGQKAAIYQIQERFEREAATLEALGQDCSQIPQLYAYLVEAGQFYLVQEWIEGDTLKQILQKDGPMSDRAVNELLLKLLPVLDYIHSKGIIHRDIKPDNIILRKQDGNPVLIDFGAVKETMGTELDSQGNISRTLIVGTSGFMPPEQAAGKPVYASDLYSLGCTAVYLLTGKLPHQLETSPVSGEMQWQTELESVQTGYPANINPTLMAVLDRSLKCHFRDRFQSAQEMLQALRSEASSPSPHP; via the coding sequence ATGGGGAACCTTTTAAACAATCGCTATAGCATTATCAAGTCTTTGGGAAGTGGGGGATTTGGGGAAACTTATTTGGCAGAAGATATTCAAATGCCATCAAAGCGTCGCTGCGTCGTCAAACGACTCAAACCTTTGGGGCAAAAAGCAGCGATTTATCAAATACAAGAAAGATTTGAGCGAGAAGCCGCTACTTTAGAAGCTTTAGGACAAGATTGTTCCCAAATTCCTCAACTATATGCCTATTTGGTGGAAGCAGGACAATTTTATTTAGTGCAAGAGTGGATTGAAGGGGATACCCTCAAACAAATATTGCAAAAAGATGGCCCGATGAGCGATCGGGCCGTCAACGAACTTCTCTTAAAACTACTGCCAGTCTTAGATTATATCCATAGCAAAGGCATCATTCATCGAGATATTAAACCAGACAATATTATTCTGCGAAAACAAGATGGCAATCCCGTTTTAATAGACTTCGGCGCAGTCAAAGAAACAATGGGAACAGAATTAGATTCCCAAGGCAATATTAGCCGCACTTTAATTGTTGGCACATCGGGATTTATGCCCCCCGAACAAGCAGCTGGCAAACCAGTTTATGCTAGCGATTTATATAGTTTGGGTTGTACTGCCGTTTATCTCCTCACGGGAAAGCTACCCCATCAATTAGAAACTAGTCCCGTGTCTGGCGAAATGCAGTGGCAAACTGAGTTAGAAAGCGTTCAAACTGGTTATCCAGCAAACATTAACCCCACTTTAATGGCAGTTTTAGATCGATCGCTAAAATGTCATTTTCGCGATCGCTTCCAAAGCGCCCAAGAAATGCTACAAGCCTTACGCAGCGAAGCTTCCTCCCCATCCCCCCATCCCC
- a CDS encoding FAD-dependent monooxygenase produces the protein MFEQNSHQTKTEINEKNTNHALVIGGSMAGLLAARVLADYFDKVTIVDRDRFPEQPSPRKGVPQSGHAHVLLMRGQGILEEFFPGLGAELEAADAPFLDWISDCQMLGMKGWELRFSSGLVTRTCSRNLLEFTVRQRLSGYSNIEFLQESWVTELLLDKERNTITGVRIKLDRESDTKEIFANLVIDASGRRSNATKWLESLGYSVPQETIVNSFLGYASRVYQQPTNYQIDWKGLIIWQKPPDGTKGGMIYPVEKNRWIVTLAGVEKDYPPTDETGFLEFARQMRSPALYEAIKNAEPISDIYGYRATENRFRHYEKISKWPEQFCIIGDAVCAFNPIYGQGMTVCALSALTLQKCLQKQSQLTGFSQHFQQELVKVYDTPWMMATSEDFRWRTTEGGKPDLNMKIMHWYLDRIKSLTSNHPQMWQTFIEVLHMVKPPSALFKPSILCSVLSATIRQLAQRKTYLPFQSNAASFTMAAGDRGKDY, from the coding sequence ATGTTTGAGCAAAATTCTCACCAAACCAAGACTGAAATAAATGAGAAAAACACCAATCACGCCTTAGTAATTGGTGGGAGTATGGCGGGATTATTAGCTGCACGAGTATTAGCAGATTATTTTGATAAAGTAACAATTGTCGATCGCGATCGCTTTCCCGAACAACCTTCACCGCGCAAAGGCGTACCCCAATCAGGTCACGCCCACGTTTTATTAATGCGAGGTCAGGGGATATTAGAAGAATTTTTTCCTGGTTTAGGAGCAGAATTAGAGGCTGCTGACGCACCATTTTTAGATTGGATTTCCGACTGTCAAATGCTAGGTATGAAAGGTTGGGAACTTCGCTTTTCATCCGGTTTAGTTACTCGCACTTGCAGCCGAAATTTACTTGAATTTACGGTGCGCCAACGATTATCTGGTTACAGCAATATCGAGTTTTTACAAGAGTCATGGGTAACGGAATTGTTGCTTGATAAAGAACGAAATACTATCACTGGTGTCCGAATAAAACTCGATCGTGAATCGGACACAAAAGAAATATTTGCCAATTTAGTGATAGACGCTTCCGGACGCCGTTCAAATGCAACCAAATGGTTGGAATCATTAGGTTATTCAGTACCGCAAGAGACTATTGTCAATTCATTTTTAGGCTATGCTAGTCGCGTTTATCAACAACCAACTAATTATCAAATAGACTGGAAAGGTTTAATTATTTGGCAAAAACCACCTGATGGTACTAAAGGTGGAATGATTTATCCTGTTGAAAAAAATCGCTGGATTGTTACATTAGCGGGAGTAGAAAAAGACTATCCCCCTACTGATGAAACCGGGTTTTTAGAATTTGCGCGTCAAATGCGATCGCCCGCCCTCTACGAAGCAATTAAAAACGCCGAACCCATTTCTGATATATATGGATATCGCGCTACGGAAAACCGTTTTCGTCATTATGAAAAAATATCAAAATGGCCAGAACAATTTTGTATAATTGGCGATGCAGTTTGTGCTTTTAATCCTATTTACGGTCAAGGCATGACTGTTTGTGCTTTAAGTGCTTTAACTTTGCAAAAATGTCTCCAAAAACAATCTCAATTAACCGGATTTTCTCAGCATTTTCAACAGGAATTAGTTAAAGTCTACGATACTCCTTGGATGATGGCAACCAGCGAGGATTTTCGTTGGCGTACCACAGAAGGCGGTAAACCAGATTTAAATATGAAAATCATGCACTGGTATTTAGATCGAATAAAGTCATTGACGAGTAACCATCCTCAAATGTGGCAAACTTTCATCGAAGTTTTGCATATGGTAAAACCCCCCTCTGCCTTATTTAAACCTAGTATTTTATGCTCAGTATTATCAGCCACAATCCGACAATTAGCGCAACGGAAAACCTATCTACCATTTCAATCAAATGCTGCATCATTTACTATGGCAGCAGGGGACAGAGGGAAAGATTATTAA
- a CDS encoding metallophosphoesterase: protein MSSAKLLFMSSSPQLLTDPFLQLPTETGVRVVWFTEFAGINHTVIYGEKLNLTAAANTFKLSRTREDRRSKVRKQTEEKIIYQKPTPRDVWRHEAEINELIPGKRVPYLVTSTREDGQTISSKTFTLTTSPLPETPLKILLTSDHQLMPMTAANLQKVVETIGKLDAVFFAGDLVNIADRASEWFDDDRGNAFFPCLQGHANYELNKNGIKTVYRGGEIIQHAPLFTAIGNHEVMGRFSEESELREQFYNAFPLAIAKQIYHQNIQDINPDNDLNIKRKWLKDNSFNSDTYEEIFTLPKSPQGCEKYYAVTLGDLRLVVPYIACVWRTPSLAASANGKYREREEEFNNLLSWGYGQHIFEPIKKGSTQYNWLVEELNSAEFTNAKYKIVMFHHPAHTLGENIVPAFTDPVRIIDTDYYGFIKSIRYEYPKNLDYIICDVIPLLEDAGVQLVFYGHSHLWNRFISESGMHFLETSNVGNSYGAFIGDKQRNNIPVGYHEEYVHTGDPYGLDPVVPNIDPLVDENGELVPYIASNDFTVFSILDTGTGTVSSYRFDTRKPESKVVKFDEFKLKE from the coding sequence ATGTCTTCAGCCAAATTGCTATTTATGTCTTCTTCTCCCCAACTACTTACCGATCCTTTTTTGCAACTACCCACGGAAACAGGAGTGCGAGTTGTTTGGTTTACAGAATTTGCTGGCATTAATCATACAGTTATTTACGGTGAAAAGTTAAATCTTACTGCTGCTGCTAATACGTTTAAATTAAGTCGGACTAGAGAAGACCGCAGATCGAAAGTAAGAAAACAGACTGAAGAAAAAATAATTTATCAAAAACCAACACCGCGAGATGTCTGGCGACACGAAGCAGAAATTAACGAATTAATTCCAGGTAAAAGAGTTCCTTATTTAGTTACTAGCACTAGAGAAGATGGTCAAACTATTAGCAGTAAAACCTTTACTCTTACGACTTCACCCCTACCGGAAACCCCACTAAAAATTCTCCTTACATCCGATCATCAATTAATGCCAATGACGGCAGCAAACTTACAAAAAGTAGTTGAAACAATCGGAAAGTTAGATGCCGTTTTTTTTGCTGGTGACCTAGTGAATATCGCCGATCGCGCTTCCGAATGGTTTGACGACGATCGCGGTAATGCTTTTTTTCCCTGTCTCCAAGGTCATGCCAATTATGAACTGAATAAAAATGGTATCAAAACTGTTTATCGAGGAGGAGAAATTATTCAACACGCACCGCTTTTTACTGCGATCGGCAACCATGAAGTAATGGGTCGCTTTTCTGAGGAAAGTGAATTAAGAGAGCAATTTTATAATGCCTTTCCCTTAGCAATAGCAAAACAAATTTATCATCAAAATATCCAAGACATAAATCCAGATAATGATTTAAATATCAAGCGAAAATGGCTAAAAGATAACTCTTTTAATAGCGATACTTATGAAGAAATATTTACTTTGCCTAAAAGCCCTCAAGGATGCGAAAAATATTATGCCGTTACCTTGGGCGATCTACGTTTAGTAGTGCCATACATCGCTTGTGTGTGGAGAACCCCCAGTCTAGCTGCTAGTGCTAATGGAAAATATCGCGAACGGGAAGAAGAGTTTAATAACTTATTAAGTTGGGGTTACGGACAACACATATTTGAACCGATTAAAAAAGGCAGTACTCAATATAATTGGCTGGTGGAAGAACTGAATAGTGCTGAATTCACCAACGCCAAATATAAAATAGTCATGTTTCATCACCCAGCCCATACTTTAGGTGAAAATATCGTTCCTGCTTTTACCGATCCGGTACGAATTATTGACACCGATTACTATGGATTTATCAAATCAATTCGCTACGAGTATCCCAAAAATTTAGACTATATAATCTGCGATGTCATACCATTACTAGAAGATGCTGGCGTGCAATTAGTTTTTTACGGACATTCCCATTTATGGAATCGATTTATCAGTGAAAGCGGAATGCACTTTTTAGAAACATCTAATGTCGGGAATTCCTATGGTGCTTTTATTGGGGATAAGCAACGAAATAACATACCAGTAGGATATCACGAAGAATATGTTCATACTGGCGATCCTTATGGACTAGACCCAGTAGTACCGAACATCGATCCATTAGTAGATGAAAATGGAGAACTAGTGCCTTATATTGCTAGTAATGATTTTACCGTTTTTAGTATTCTCGATACCGGAACTGGTACGGTAAGTAGCTACCGTTTTGATACCAGAAAACCAGAAAGTAAGGTTGTAAAATTTGATGAGTTTAAATTGAAAGAGTAA
- a CDS encoding RNA-binding S4 domain-containing protein, whose amino-acid sequence MRQATNTIKLDQYLKFIGITPTGGQAKLLIQDGQVEVNGEIEVRRGRKLAPGDRVTVLGRTFEVKL is encoded by the coding sequence ATGAGGCAAGCAACCAACACGATCAAGTTAGATCAATATTTAAAGTTCATTGGTATAACGCCAACTGGTGGACAAGCTAAGCTGTTGATTCAAGATGGACAGGTGGAAGTGAATGGCGAAATAGAAGTCAGGCGGGGACGGAAATTAGCCCCAGGCGATCGCGTAACTGTATTAGGACGCACTTTTGAAGTGAAGCTGTAA
- a CDS encoding ABC-F family ATP-binding cassette domain-containing protein produces MTDKKPLLIADNISYELSTPRTLFKNVRLSINQGERIALVGANGVGKSSLLKILAGEIQPNSGSVARDGVIYYLPQINTITHLNQEVTVLEFLTTFSEEWWAIANQLEKSLGTFLDLSLPIKSLSGGELTKLFLAIGLYKNPSLLLLDEPTNHLDFLALEHLSDFLNKFNGAFVIVSHKPFFLDRVANKIWELTASGIKVYGGNYSEYKLQKETELQVALRTIEVAKKELKRVTESALIEEQRAAKSKREGRKQSHDRSMGKSARRYFENRASGSAGNAAKKHDEAMNKAKEKLENAKIRTNKATIVHLEEVNSKKGRNLVDIQGADLKIGKDILIRDIQLHIASGDRIAISGANGSGKSSLIKAILRIKEENSHPFLDLGEVIISHNMKVVYLDQKYQIVNRRLTVLENMQQVNSSLKYQLLRQQLGHFLFFGDDVNKSAEFLSGGELARLALAMISISEIDLLVLDEPTNNLDLETVSQIVEALEEYRGAICVISHDLDFLRQLEITKAFKIKEKSLQPTVYLPEETDEFYGELIN; encoded by the coding sequence ATGACAGACAAAAAGCCGCTATTAATAGCCGACAATATTAGCTACGAACTTTCGACTCCTCGGACACTATTTAAAAATGTCCGACTTTCCATAAATCAAGGAGAGCGAATTGCGCTGGTTGGGGCGAATGGCGTTGGTAAATCCAGCTTGCTCAAGATATTGGCAGGTGAAATTCAGCCTAACTCCGGTTCTGTGGCTCGTGATGGGGTTATTTATTATTTGCCACAAATCAATACAATTACCCATCTAAATCAAGAAGTGACTGTTTTGGAGTTTCTCACTACTTTTTCAGAAGAATGGTGGGCGATCGCTAATCAATTGGAAAAAAGCTTAGGAACTTTTCTAGATTTGTCTTTACCAATCAAAAGTTTGAGCGGAGGAGAATTAACTAAGTTATTTTTAGCAATTGGGTTATATAAAAACCCAAGTTTATTACTTCTCGATGAACCTACTAACCACTTGGATTTTTTAGCTTTAGAGCATTTAAGTGATTTTCTGAACAAATTTAATGGGGCATTTGTGATAGTTTCCCACAAGCCGTTTTTCTTAGATCGAGTAGCCAATAAGATTTGGGAGTTAACTGCTTCTGGAATCAAGGTTTACGGTGGTAATTACTCTGAGTATAAATTACAAAAAGAGACTGAGTTACAGGTAGCTTTGAGAACCATAGAAGTAGCCAAAAAAGAACTGAAGCGAGTAACGGAGTCAGCTTTAATTGAAGAACAGCGTGCTGCTAAATCGAAAAGAGAAGGACGGAAGCAATCCCACGATCGCAGTATGGGAAAATCTGCCAGAAGGTACTTTGAAAATAGAGCGTCGGGAAGCGCTGGAAATGCCGCTAAAAAACATGATGAAGCGATGAATAAAGCGAAAGAAAAGTTAGAAAATGCGAAAATTAGAACGAATAAAGCTACAATCGTGCATTTGGAAGAAGTTAATAGCAAAAAAGGCCGGAATTTAGTTGATATTCAAGGTGCGGATCTGAAGATTGGCAAAGATATTTTGATTAGGGATATCCAACTTCATATTGCGTCAGGCGATCGCATTGCTATTTCTGGTGCAAACGGTTCAGGAAAATCCAGCTTAATTAAAGCAATTTTACGAATAAAGGAGGAAAATTCTCATCCTTTCCTTGATTTGGGAGAAGTGATAATTTCTCATAACATGAAAGTGGTATATCTCGATCAAAAATACCAGATAGTAAACAGAAGATTGACTGTATTAGAAAATATGCAGCAAGTTAACTCAAGCTTAAAATATCAACTTTTAAGACAACAATTGGGACATTTTCTGTTTTTTGGCGATGATGTGAATAAATCTGCTGAGTTTTTGAGTGGGGGTGAACTAGCTAGACTGGCACTCGCTATGATTAGTATTAGCGAAATAGACTTGCTAGTTTTGGATGAACCTACCAATAACCTAGATTTAGAAACCGTGTCTCAAATTGTGGAAGCATTAGAAGAGTATCGAGGCGCAATTTGCGTAATTTCTCACGATCTTGATTTTCTGCGTCAACTAGAAATCACGAAAGCTTTTAAAATTAAAGAGAAATCATTACAACCTACAGTTTATCTCCCAGAAGAAACAGATGAGTTTTATGGAGAATTGATTAATTAG